ATAGTTTCTATGTCAAAAtgggaacagaaataaaataggaAAGAGTTACTGTGGGCTGCGTTCAACCGCTTTCCAGGTCACCAGAGAATTTTTCCAGAAGCCGCTTGGCTTCACAGCAGCTGCGCGGCGGGATAGTCCCGCAGACAGCGTTGATGGAAACGCAGCGGCGGGGCCTTGCTGCAGGTGAAATCGTGAATCACCCCTGCGAGGAGAGCGCTTGTCGCTGCACGGCAAAGTTTCCCTGTGTTTTGTCTGACACGGCATTACTCGCATCAAAAATATGTGCCCTGCGTCAGCGGGGCCGCGCGGTGTGGGGGGGGATCCCGGGGAGAGCGGTTCGTGCCGAGACTTGTGCGAGCTTCCGCCCTTCCGTGTATGCCGCCGTCCATCGCCACGTTTCCACCGTCTGTTCTGCCTCGTGGTGTTCTGGGGGTTGGGGCTTTTCGTGtgagctttttttaaaacttcctcTGAAAAACACTCATCGAAACGGAGCGCGCGTTCGCTGTGCTGCTGACGTCAGGCGCTGCCGGTTCCTGCGCGCGGTGCCGGGCTGCAGCGGCGGTGCCGGGGATGAACAGCCGCGCTCCCCGCACTGCCGTTGACCGCCCCGTGCTCGCCTTTCGGAGAAGCACCGCCGCGACGGCAAGGCAGCAGGGCCGGCGAGCCCTCGCTCCGGCGACCCGCGACGCTGACCTTCCCTCCGGCTCGCTCCGGCAACTCCAGGCGCTGCCGCATTTCCCTGGATTCGCTGGCGCTCGACACCGGGAGGACGTGTGTCCCTGGCTCCCCGCGCAGTCCGTCGGAAAGCAGCGAAGGCCCCGGGGGATTTCTGGGGGAGCTGCTTTCGGCAGCGGCGCGGAGGGACAAATTCCCACATGTGCCAGAGGCCCAGCCGGGGAGGGAAGCTGAGGCACTCTCATTTCCTTCTGGCATTTTCCCTTCTTGCACAAAAGTAACTTCAGTTTCTGCAGCTCGCTGCCACCCTTTTTAACCCGTTCCCTGGGCCCCCGGTTCCTCGGcagccgccgcgcggggccgggcggctttcctccgggggccgcggccggaggCCCCCCGGCAGCGCAGGGAAGTGGCTCCTGCGCCGGCTGGGAAGGAGAGCGCCGCGGCTGGGGCCCCGAGCCTGCGAGGTGGGAAATAAAACCCGAGCCCAGGGAAAACCCCCGCTTCCCCGCAGCACGCAGAGGCCGGGTGACCGGGGAGGCTTTTTGCAGGGGAAACCTTGGGAATGCCCTGGGGGAAGTCTGGGAAAGCCAGGCGCAGGGCAACACGGGCAGAGCGGCGGCTCCGGCAGAGCCGGCGGGGCCGTGCCCGGGCGAGGCGCCAAGGCGTGCTGCCCCGGGGCGCTCGCTGCGCCGGAGCCGGGGACATCACGGGGACGTCCCCCGGCTGCTGGGAGGCCGGGAGCCAGGGCCATGCCTTAcctgcgcccggccgtgcccgtcACAGCCCCCGGTCGTGGAAGCGCACGTAGCCGCTCCGCGCCTCGCTCAGGGAGCCGCTGACCGTGAACGGCGGCGCCAGCTCCACTTCCACCGCCCTGAGCCCGCTGCGGGACGGCGGCATCGGCGTCAGGGGGCTGCGGGGCTtcgccccagccccgccgcggcccccgtcCTGCTGTGGGACCGGCGAGGCTCTGCAACGCCTCGCCCTGGCGCCCGAGGCCGCCCCGCAGGGATGCGCGGGCGCGATGCACCCCGccaggccccccagccccgggggcctCCCTCGGCACGGCCGCACTCACCGGATGTGGTACAGGTTGAAGACGAAGTCCggccctggggaggagggagaagggaggccGTCAGCCGGCGGGAAGGGCAGACCGCAGCtcgcagccccggcagccccggctcggccccgcacacccgccgcggccccggctcgcCTCGCCCCAGCACTGCCCTGCGCCCTGCAATGCTTTCCCCAGCCCCGCTAGCTCGCAGGGGATGAGCGCGCATCAGACGAGCCCCCGCATcccggggccctgcagccctccgccCCTAACCCCAtctgccccgcggcgctgcccgtaCTCACGGTGCCAGCACCGCCCCGTCTGGTACCACCGGATGAAAGCGTAGGCCAAAAGGACGAGGAGCAGCAGGGCCAGCCCGACGCCCACGATGAGCCCGAGCGTGCTGGCGGGCTCTCGTCCTGCGGGCAGAGGGAGGGCAGACGCCGGGGACAAGGTCGGGACCACGGCACGCAGGCTGCCTTGCCGCAGCGGCAGCGTCCGGCTCCCgagcacacgcatgcatgcacgcAGGAGCGGTGCGAGCGCGCTGCAGCCCCGTGCCCACGGCTCGGGCATTGGCGAGAGCAGGCGCGCGAGGCCCGAGCGCAGCAGGGACCCTGCTCGGCCGTACGGGGCCTGCTCCAGTGCTGTCCCCACGCGCCGCGCAGACCCATTTCTGGACGGGCAGTTCCCTCTAGAGGACG
This genomic window from Dromaius novaehollandiae isolate bDroNov1 chromosome 21, bDroNov1.hap1, whole genome shotgun sequence contains:
- the SMIM35 gene encoding small integral membrane protein 35 isoform X2, translated to MLKHSGREPASTLGLIVGVGLALLLLVLLAYAFIRWYQTGRCWHRPDFVFNLYHIRGLRAVEVELAPPFTVSGSLSEARSGYVRFHDRGL
- the SMIM35 gene encoding small integral membrane protein 35 isoform X1 — translated: MRSQSRAVHRAGLCALPQPGNGSFRPGRAAPRHAGLPAAMLAAAAGAGLPRALQRGTGRRCRGARGSPPALTNASSRGNCPSRNGSARRVGTALEQAPYGRAGSLLRSGLARLLSPMPEPWARGCSALAPLLRACMRVLGSRTLPLRQGSLRAVVPTLSPASALPLPAGREPASTLGLIVGVGLALLLLVLLAYAFIRWYQTGRCWHRPDFVFNLYHIRGLRAVEVELAPPFTVSGSLSEARSGYVRFHDRGL